From candidate division KSB1 bacterium, the proteins below share one genomic window:
- a CDS encoding DUF4097 family beta strand repeat-containing protein, with protein MRPYLGWLVALLTIAQAPALAYTARKEVREVRAFGPGARLEVRNVNGSISVLPWGIDSVEVCAEISVRAKDREEAEDFLQDVEIEIRQVGRRLVVQARHPSVASGFWDWVFGQRKPEASVEFRIRVPKDADLELKTVNGAIEVEAVKGRLSFSTTNGRVEARDVGGEVEASTVNGSVRVEFTEVDPHARMEFKTVNGGIRLYLPENVRADIDASTINGHLETDFPLQVTGKYVGRHIAGSINGGGAFFRLRTVNGGIDILRR; from the coding sequence ATGCGACCGTATCTGGGATGGCTTGTGGCGCTTCTGACGATAGCCCAGGCACCCGCCCTGGCGTACACGGCAAGAAAAGAAGTGCGGGAGGTACGCGCCTTCGGGCCAGGCGCCCGCTTGGAGGTCCGCAATGTCAACGGCTCCATCTCGGTCCTGCCATGGGGGATAGACAGTGTTGAAGTGTGCGCCGAGATCAGCGTGCGGGCCAAAGACCGCGAAGAGGCCGAGGACTTCCTGCAGGACGTCGAGATCGAAATCCGGCAGGTTGGGCGGCGACTGGTGGTTCAAGCCCGGCATCCCAGCGTGGCGAGCGGGTTCTGGGACTGGGTTTTCGGGCAGAGAAAGCCAGAGGCTTCGGTGGAATTTCGGATCCGCGTGCCGAAGGATGCGGACTTAGAACTCAAGACGGTCAACGGCGCGATCGAAGTGGAGGCCGTTAAGGGCAGGCTATCGTTCTCAACCACCAACGGCCGGGTAGAAGCCCGAGACGTCGGCGGCGAGGTCGAGGCGTCCACCGTGAACGGCAGCGTGCGCGTCGAGTTCACGGAAGTGGACCCCCACGCGCGCATGGAGTTCAAGACAGTCAACGGCGGCATTCGTCTCTACCTGCCCGAAAACGTCCGCGCCGATATTGATGCCTCAACGATTAACGGGCATCTGGAAACCGACTTCCCCCTCCAGGTGACGGGGAAATACGTCGGAAGACACATTGCGGGATCCATTAACGGAGGCGGAGCCTTCTTTCGACTGCGGACGGTCAATGGCGGGATCGACATCCTCCGACGCTGA
- a CDS encoding single-stranded DNA-binding protein yields MSVPTKYDLPDVNRVVISGEVLVDPPLRSTRRGVPVTNFTIASVRLEPQPEGPPREERSYIRIVAWSNLAEHCHRLLRKGDQVVIIGELQTASASGASGQQTYLQVNAKWVQFPQGRLRENRERGGQAANQGAAGDAETGESGA; encoded by the coding sequence ATGAGCGTTCCTACGAAATACGACCTTCCGGATGTAAACCGCGTGGTGATTTCGGGAGAGGTGCTGGTAGATCCTCCTTTACGCTCGACGCGGCGGGGTGTCCCTGTGACCAATTTCACCATTGCGTCGGTGCGGTTGGAACCACAGCCTGAGGGTCCTCCGAGGGAGGAGCGAAGCTACATCCGCATTGTGGCCTGGTCCAATCTCGCCGAGCACTGCCACCGCCTCCTACGCAAGGGAGATCAGGTGGTCATCATTGGCGAGCTGCAGACGGCCAGTGCCTCTGGAGCCAGCGGGCAGCAGACGTACCTTCAGGTCAACGCCAAATGGGTGCAATTCCCCCAAGGTAGACTACGGGAGAACAGGGAGCGAGGGGGGCAGGCGGCGAATCAGGGAGCAGCCGGCGATGCGGAGACCGGGGAGTCGGGAGCGTAA
- a CDS encoding M28 family metallopeptidase, translating to MKRTGVVCAALLLALWANAFAQFFPWQQTTLLEDSVLDRFIDECSGERAMRHVLAMAGSERNRPPSEYQDTFLEAAYVLEQARAIGFDSVAIEYFPADSIWDGEEGELWEIAPRRRKLADYNELTAFLATGSQSIDTTAELVYVGRGTSERDYEGKEVEGKIVLGYGPTGALHGMAVERFGALGVVSFASLHPLDDPDQVAWMGIGGRRRSRGFAFNLGVRQGMELRDRLERGEKIRVRVHVRSAYRAYRHNVVTALIRGRQPQLGYVILSAHLFEGIAKQGANDNISGSACLLEIGRTLLSLMGQGAIERPRRSILFLWVPEFSGTIPWVDAHYDDVVRRALVNLNLDMEGAWLSRHRSFYNLERTPFSRPSYLNDVMQSLFEFVAETNRESIHSRQFRRPIVAPSGSRDPFYYQIEYHYGASDHEVFNDWGVGVPGVMPITWPDLGYHSSADRPDRMDPTQLKRAVFINAVAAFLVANADRKMALRIAGEVFSNGLGRIGREYQRAAEMLEFAPPHELGATYGRAENVVSVSLDLEQRTLRSIEDLCPGDAVVASRIRQLTRKIAANVGPAVLSDLWERYTILCEAKGVEPARPGLTSAEKEAAQIVPVPTAKVHGFFRREWIVDSVPPAVRDSLATIAPEKTQELRRLIDGKRSALEIRNVLDAEFASPTEMDDVLRYLQLLEKAGLVELKRR from the coding sequence ATGAAACGGACGGGAGTCGTTTGTGCAGCGCTCTTGCTTGCGCTCTGGGCTAATGCCTTTGCCCAGTTTTTCCCGTGGCAGCAAACGACCTTGCTCGAGGACAGCGTGCTGGATCGCTTCATCGACGAATGCTCGGGCGAAAGAGCGATGCGCCATGTGCTTGCCATGGCCGGCTCCGAGCGCAATCGCCCCCCTTCAGAATACCAGGACACCTTCCTTGAAGCTGCTTACGTGCTGGAACAAGCTCGGGCCATTGGGTTCGACTCGGTGGCAATCGAGTACTTCCCAGCCGACTCCATTTGGGATGGCGAGGAGGGCGAGCTCTGGGAGATTGCACCGCGGCGGCGAAAGCTGGCCGATTACAACGAATTGACCGCTTTCCTTGCCACAGGTAGCCAATCGATCGACACCACGGCGGAGCTGGTTTACGTGGGTCGGGGCACATCGGAGCGAGATTACGAGGGGAAGGAGGTTGAGGGGAAGATCGTGCTCGGTTATGGGCCAACGGGCGCGCTGCACGGGATGGCGGTCGAACGCTTTGGGGCCCTGGGCGTCGTGTCCTTCGCTTCTCTCCACCCTCTGGACGATCCCGATCAGGTGGCGTGGATGGGCATCGGCGGGCGGCGAAGATCGAGGGGCTTCGCCTTCAACCTTGGGGTGCGCCAGGGCATGGAGCTCCGGGATCGCCTGGAGCGAGGGGAAAAGATCCGCGTCCGCGTGCACGTGCGCTCCGCCTACCGGGCCTACCGGCACAACGTGGTAACGGCCCTGATTCGTGGACGCCAGCCTCAGCTCGGGTACGTCATTCTGTCGGCCCATCTTTTCGAGGGAATCGCCAAGCAGGGGGCGAACGACAACATTTCCGGAAGCGCCTGTCTTTTGGAGATTGGGCGCACGCTCTTGTCCCTGATGGGGCAAGGGGCCATCGAGAGGCCGCGACGCTCCATCCTCTTCCTCTGGGTGCCGGAATTCTCGGGGACCATCCCCTGGGTAGACGCCCACTACGACGATGTAGTGCGCCGTGCCTTGGTGAACCTTAATCTCGACATGGAGGGGGCCTGGCTGAGCCGGCATCGGAGTTTCTACAATCTGGAGCGCACCCCTTTCAGTCGGCCGAGCTACCTGAACGACGTGATGCAGAGCCTTTTCGAGTTCGTCGCGGAAACGAACCGCGAGAGCATCCACAGCCGTCAATTCCGCAGGCCGATCGTAGCGCCCTCCGGCTCGCGGGATCCCTTCTACTACCAGATCGAGTACCACTACGGCGCGTCGGACCATGAGGTTTTCAACGATTGGGGTGTCGGGGTCCCAGGGGTCATGCCCATCACCTGGCCGGATCTCGGATACCACTCCTCTGCGGACCGCCCCGACAGAATGGACCCGACCCAGCTAAAACGGGCTGTGTTCATTAACGCCGTGGCCGCTTTTCTCGTAGCGAACGCCGACCGCAAGATGGCACTGCGGATTGCGGGCGAGGTGTTCAGCAACGGACTCGGCCGGATCGGCAGGGAATATCAACGGGCGGCTGAGATGCTGGAGTTTGCCCCTCCACACGAGTTGGGTGCCACCTACGGGCGCGCCGAGAACGTGGTGAGCGTTTCTTTGGATTTGGAGCAGCGCACCCTGCGATCCATCGAGGATCTCTGTCCCGGCGACGCGGTTGTCGCGTCTCGCATCCGGCAATTGACGCGCAAGATCGCTGCCAACGTCGGCCCGGCCGTTCTTTCGGACCTTTGGGAGCGCTACACGATCCTTTGCGAGGCGAAAGGAGTGGAGCCTGCGCGGCCGGGGCTCACTTCGGCCGAGAAAGAGGCGGCGCAGATTGTCCCCGTGCCCACAGCCAAGGTTCACGGCTTCTTCCGGCGTGAGTGGATCGTGGACAGTGTACCGCCCGCCGTGCGCGACAGCCTGGCCACCATTGCACCGGAGAAAACCCAAGAGCTCCGCCGATTGATCGACGGGAAGCGCTCCGCCCTGGAAATTCGCAATGTGCTGGACGCCGAATTCGCCTCCCCCACCGAGATGGACGATGTGCTCCGCTACCTGCAGCTCTTAGAGAAAGCGGGATTGGTCGAACTGAAGAGGCGCTGA